The proteins below are encoded in one region of Puntigrus tetrazona isolate hp1 chromosome 5, ASM1883169v1, whole genome shotgun sequence:
- the nono gene encoding non-POU domain-containing octamer-binding protein isoform X1, whose amino-acid sequence MQGNRGPRSDQQNHGPPRQQPNPQQEQQRKPSGADSNGQHTDAGEQSSPNAAFTIDLQNFRKPGEKTYTQRSRLFVGNLPTGTTEEDVEKLFSKYGKPSEIFINKERGFGFIRLETKTLADIAKAELDDTLFRGRQIRVRFATHGAALTVKNLPQFVSNELLEEAFTMFGPIERAIVIVDDRGRPTGKGIVEFANKPSARKALDRCGDGAFLLTAFPRPVTVEPMDQLDEDEGLPERLINKNALYHKEREQPPRFAQPGSFEYEYAMRWKALMEMEKQQFEQVDRNIKEAQEKLETEMEAARHEHQVMLMRQDLLRRQEELRRMEEAHSQEVQKRKQMELRQEEERRRREEELRAHSEDLMRRQQGQGGNFSEKRDPDMRMHMGGQGMAMNRNPMGGNATTGGAANLASNEQGPAGNPGGLPLPFPRPGAPVDFGPNKRRRF is encoded by the exons ATGCAGGGAAACAGAGGACCCCGTTCAGACCAGCAGAATCACGGGCCACCCCGACAGCAGCCCAACCCCCAACAGGAACAGCAGAGGAAGCCCTCAGGAGCAGACAGCAATGGAcaacacactgatgctggagaGCAGAGCAGCCCGA ATGCTGCTTTCACTATAGACTTGCAGAACTTCAGGAAGCCAGGTGAAAAGACCTACACGCAAAGGAGCAGGCTGTTTGTGGGGAACCTGCCCACGGGAACCACAGAGGAGGATGTGGAGAAGCTCTTCTCCAAGTATGGAAAACCTTCTGAGATTTTCATCAACAAGGAAAGGGGTTTTGGCTTCATCAGGCTG GAAACAAAGACTCTTGCGGACATAGCAAAAGCAGAACTGGACGACACTCTCTTCCGAGGTCGACAGATCCGTGTGCGTTTTGCCACTCACGGCGCTGCGCTGACAGTAAAGAACCTGCCTCAGTTTGTGTCCAACGAGCTCCTGGAGGAGGCCTTCACCATGTTCGGTCCAATCGAACGGGCCATTGTCATCGTCGATGATCGTGGCAGGCCAACTGGGAAGGGCATTGTGGAGTTTGCCAACAAACCCTCTGCCAGGAAAGCTCTGGACCGCTGCGGAGATGGAGCCTTCCTTCTCACCGC TTTCCCCAGGCCTGTTACCGTTGAGCCGATGGACCAGCTGGATGAGGATGAAGGACTTCCCGAGAGACTTATTAACAAAAACGCACTATATCACAA AGAGCGTGAGCAGCCACCACGATTCGCTCAGCCTGGCTCGTTTGAGTATGAGTATGCTATGCGTTGGAAGGCCTTAATGGAAATGGAGAAGCAGCAGTTTGAGCAGGTTGATCGAAACATCAAAGAAGCCCAAGAGAAGCTGGAGACTGAAATGGAAGCGGCACGACATGAGCACCAAGTCATGTTGATGAGACAAG ATCTTCTGCGCAGACAGGAAGAGTTGAGGAGAATGGAGGAGGCTCATAGCCAGGAGGTGCAGAAACGGAAACAGATGGAGCTGCGTCAGGAGGAAGAGCGgcggaggagagaggaggagctTCGTGCTCACTCTGAGGACCTGATGAGGAGACAGCAGGGGCAGGGAGGCAACTTCTCCGAGAAA AGGGATCCAGACATGAGGATGCATATGGGAG GTCAGGGAATGGCAATGAACAGGAACCCTATGGGTGGAAATGCCACAACAGGAGGAGCTGCCAACTTGGCATCCAATGAG cagggGCCTGCTGGTAATCCAGGTGGTCTCCCTCTTCCCTTCCCTCGTCCTGGAGCTCCTGTTGACTTCGGCCCTAACAAGCGCCGTAGATTCTGA
- the nono gene encoding non-POU domain-containing octamer-binding protein isoform X2, translating into MQGNRGPRSDQQNHGPPRQQPNPQQEQQRKPSGADSNGQHTDAGEQSSPNAAFTIDLQNFRKPGEKTYTQRSRLFVGNLPTGTTEEDVEKLFSKYGKPSEIFINKERGFGFIRLETKTLADIAKAELDDTLFRGRQIRVRFATHGAALTVKNLPQFVSNELLEEAFTMFGPIERAIVIVDDRGRPTGKGIVEFANKPSARKALDRCGDGAFLLTAFPRPVTVEPMDQLDEDEGLPERLINKNALYHKEREQPPRFAQPGSFEYEYAMRWKALMEMEKQQFEQVDRNIKEAQEKLETEMEAARHEHQVMLMRQDLLRRQEELRRMEEAHSQEVQKRKQMELRQEEERRRREEELRAHSEDLMRRQQGQGGNFSEKRDPDMRMHMGGQGMAMNRNPMGGNATTGGAANLASNEGPAGNPGGLPLPFPRPGAPVDFGPNKRRRF; encoded by the exons ATGCAGGGAAACAGAGGACCCCGTTCAGACCAGCAGAATCACGGGCCACCCCGACAGCAGCCCAACCCCCAACAGGAACAGCAGAGGAAGCCCTCAGGAGCAGACAGCAATGGAcaacacactgatgctggagaGCAGAGCAGCCCGA ATGCTGCTTTCACTATAGACTTGCAGAACTTCAGGAAGCCAGGTGAAAAGACCTACACGCAAAGGAGCAGGCTGTTTGTGGGGAACCTGCCCACGGGAACCACAGAGGAGGATGTGGAGAAGCTCTTCTCCAAGTATGGAAAACCTTCTGAGATTTTCATCAACAAGGAAAGGGGTTTTGGCTTCATCAGGCTG GAAACAAAGACTCTTGCGGACATAGCAAAAGCAGAACTGGACGACACTCTCTTCCGAGGTCGACAGATCCGTGTGCGTTTTGCCACTCACGGCGCTGCGCTGACAGTAAAGAACCTGCCTCAGTTTGTGTCCAACGAGCTCCTGGAGGAGGCCTTCACCATGTTCGGTCCAATCGAACGGGCCATTGTCATCGTCGATGATCGTGGCAGGCCAACTGGGAAGGGCATTGTGGAGTTTGCCAACAAACCCTCTGCCAGGAAAGCTCTGGACCGCTGCGGAGATGGAGCCTTCCTTCTCACCGC TTTCCCCAGGCCTGTTACCGTTGAGCCGATGGACCAGCTGGATGAGGATGAAGGACTTCCCGAGAGACTTATTAACAAAAACGCACTATATCACAA AGAGCGTGAGCAGCCACCACGATTCGCTCAGCCTGGCTCGTTTGAGTATGAGTATGCTATGCGTTGGAAGGCCTTAATGGAAATGGAGAAGCAGCAGTTTGAGCAGGTTGATCGAAACATCAAAGAAGCCCAAGAGAAGCTGGAGACTGAAATGGAAGCGGCACGACATGAGCACCAAGTCATGTTGATGAGACAAG ATCTTCTGCGCAGACAGGAAGAGTTGAGGAGAATGGAGGAGGCTCATAGCCAGGAGGTGCAGAAACGGAAACAGATGGAGCTGCGTCAGGAGGAAGAGCGgcggaggagagaggaggagctTCGTGCTCACTCTGAGGACCTGATGAGGAGACAGCAGGGGCAGGGAGGCAACTTCTCCGAGAAA AGGGATCCAGACATGAGGATGCATATGGGAG GTCAGGGAATGGCAATGAACAGGAACCCTATGGGTGGAAATGCCACAACAGGAGGAGCTGCCAACTTGGCATCCAATGAG ggGCCTGCTGGTAATCCAGGTGGTCTCCCTCTTCCCTTCCCTCGTCCTGGAGCTCCTGTTGACTTCGGCCCTAACAAGCGCCGTAGATTCTGA
- the aifm1 gene encoding apoptosis-inducing factor 1, mitochondrial isoform X2, protein MFKCKAVWNKLAPLARASSTLCLQNARKSALRHGRRLQMVQKAQMSSGPAGGGGENTLYYVLIGATCLGAGVYAYRTVSGDKERYNERMLEIASRPKQGPQAAEAVAEVVSESKEDAVSKEAPAAEPVEPTAAPSDVPDHAPYLLIGGGTASFAAARSIRARDPGARVLVVTEEADLPYMRPPLSKELWFSDDPKAIETLRFKQWNGKERSIYFQPPSFYVSPADLAKVENGGVAVLTGRKVVHMDVRGNKVKLSDGSEISYEKCLIATGGVPRNLQVIDRAGEDVAKRTTLFRKIEDFRSLEKTSREVKSITIIGGGFLGSELACALGRRTTDIGLEVIQMFPEKGNMGKVLPEYLSNWTTEKVRKEGVSVITDAVVKNVNYKNDKLEIKLKDGRLIKTDHIVAAVGLEPSVELAKSAGLEVDSDFGGYRVNAELQARSNIWVAGDAACFYDIKLGRRRVEHHDHAVVSGRLAGENMTGASKPYWHQSMFWSDLGPDVGYEAIGIVDSSLPTVGVFAKATAKDTPKAATEQSGTGIRSESETEAVAGTLKAETTATPPPIHQKEDFGKGVIFYLRDQVVVGVVLWNVFNRMPIARKIIKDGEQHADLNEVAKLFNIHED, encoded by the exons ATGTTTAAGTGCAAGGCAGTATGGAATAAACTGGCCCCGCTGGCCCGGGCCTCATCCACGCTGTGTCTGCAGAATGCGAGGAAATCAG CGCTGAGACACGGGAGAAGGCTGCAGATGGTTCAGAAAGCCCAGATGTCATCAGGGCCAGCAGGAGGGGGTGGCGAAAACACGCTGTATTATGTCCTGATTGGAGCGACATGTCTGGGGGCAGGAGTTTAT GCATACCGCACGGTCTCAGGGGACAAAGAAAGATATAATGAGCGTATGCTAGAAATTGCCAGTAGACCAAAACAAGGGCCACAAGCAGCTGAGGCTGTAG CTGAAGTCGTGTCAGAATCAAAGGAAG ATGCAGTATCTAAAGAAGCTCCTGCTGCTGAGCCCGTTGAACCCACTGCTGCTCCCTCAGATGTCCCTGATCATGCTCCCTATCTGCTGATTGGTGGAGGCACGGCTTCGTTTGCTGCAGCTAGGTCCATCCGGGCACGTGACCCTGGTGCCAGG GTGTTGGTTGTAACAGAGGAGGCTGACCTGCCCTACATGAGACCTCCTCTCTCTAAAGAACTGTGGTTCTCTGATGACCCCAAGGCCATCGAAACACTGCGCTTCAAACAATGGAATGGCAAAGAGAGGAG CATCTACTTCCAGCCTCCTTCGTTCTACGTCAGTCCCGCGGATCTTGCTAAAGTGGAGAATGGGGGTGTGGCTGTGCTCACGGGACGTAAG GTGGTACACATGGATGTCAGAGGAAATAAAGTCAAACTGAGTGATGGTTCAGAGATCTCATATGAAAAGTGCCTGATTGCCACAg GTGGGGTGCCTAGGAACCTGCAAGTAATTGACAGAGCAGGAGAGGACGTGGCGAAGAGGACAACCCTCTTCAGAAAA ATTGAAGATTTTAGATCTCTAGAGAAGACCTCCAGAGAGGTTAAATCCATTACCATTATCGGCGGAGGTTTTCTCGGCAGCGAGCTAGCATGTGCCTTGGGTCGCAGAA CCACTGACATTGGTTTAGAGGTGATCCAGATGTTCCCAGAAAAGGGCAACATGGGAAAAGTACTGCCTGAATATTTGAGTAACTGGACCACTGAGAAAGTCAGAAAAG AGGGAGTGAGCGTAATCACAGATGCTGTagtgaaaaatgtgaattacaaaaatgacaaattggAGATCAAACTGAAGGACGGACGACTG ATTAAGACAGACCACATCGTGGCAGCAGTAGGCCTGGAGCCTAGTGTGGAACTTGCCAAATCTGCTGGACTGGAGGTGGACTCTGACTTCGGAGGGTACCGGGTTAATGCTGAGCTTCAGGCTCGTTCCAACATCTGGGTG GCAGGAGATGCTGCATGTTTCTATGACATCAAGCTGGGCCGGCGACGTGTAGAGCATCACGATCACGCCGTGGTCAGCGGCAGACTTGCTGGAGAGAACATGACCGGAGCCAGCAAACCTTACTGGCATCAGTCAATGTTCTG GAGTGATCTAGGTCCAGATGTAGGATACGAAGCTATTGGTATAGTGGACAGCAGTCTGCCCACCGTGGGAGTGTTTGCTAAAGCCACAGCCAAAGACACACCAAAAGCTGCAACAGAACAGTCAG GCACCGGAATCCGTTCCGAGAGTGAGACAGAGGCAGTTGCAGGGACGTTAAAGGCAGAAACAACGGCCACTCCACCTCCTATCCACCAAAAGGAGGATTTTGGGAAAGGAGTGATATTCTACCTGAGGGACCAAGTGGTGGTCGGTGTTGTACTGTGGAACGTCTTCAACAGAATGCCCATCGCAAGAAAG ATAATCAAAGACGGAGAACAACATGCAGATCTTAATGAGGTGGCCAAGCTTTTCAACATCCATGAAGACTGA
- the aifm1 gene encoding apoptosis-inducing factor 1, mitochondrial isoform X1: protein MFKCKAVWNKLAPLARASSTLCLQNARKSALRHGRRLQMVQKAQMSSGPAGGGGENTLYYVLIGATCLGAGVYAYRTVSGDKERYNERMLEIASRPKQGPQAAEAVAEVVSESKEDAAPLETIHEPSSEPIKSEPAAEEPTLTEPTVEEPLVIEADVESTESDPVAEAPVTEPIVEEPVTEPVVEEPVTEPIVEASLLEPFVELPAVEASVTEPAAEAPAVTQSEEPLAPVVESDTESTPVIIAEHVPETSSISESDAVSKEAPAAEPVEPTAAPSDVPDHAPYLLIGGGTASFAAARSIRARDPGARVLVVTEEADLPYMRPPLSKELWFSDDPKAIETLRFKQWNGKERSIYFQPPSFYVSPADLAKVENGGVAVLTGRKVVHMDVRGNKVKLSDGSEISYEKCLIATGGVPRNLQVIDRAGEDVAKRTTLFRKIEDFRSLEKTSREVKSITIIGGGFLGSELACALGRRTTDIGLEVIQMFPEKGNMGKVLPEYLSNWTTEKVRKEGVSVITDAVVKNVNYKNDKLEIKLKDGRLIKTDHIVAAVGLEPSVELAKSAGLEVDSDFGGYRVNAELQARSNIWVAGDAACFYDIKLGRRRVEHHDHAVVSGRLAGENMTGASKPYWHQSMFWSDLGPDVGYEAIGIVDSSLPTVGVFAKATAKDTPKAATEQSGTGIRSESETEAVAGTLKAETTATPPPIHQKEDFGKGVIFYLRDQVVVGVVLWNVFNRMPIARKIIKDGEQHADLNEVAKLFNIHED from the exons ATGTTTAAGTGCAAGGCAGTATGGAATAAACTGGCCCCGCTGGCCCGGGCCTCATCCACGCTGTGTCTGCAGAATGCGAGGAAATCAG CGCTGAGACACGGGAGAAGGCTGCAGATGGTTCAGAAAGCCCAGATGTCATCAGGGCCAGCAGGAGGGGGTGGCGAAAACACGCTGTATTATGTCCTGATTGGAGCGACATGTCTGGGGGCAGGAGTTTAT GCATACCGCACGGTCTCAGGGGACAAAGAAAGATATAATGAGCGTATGCTAGAAATTGCCAGTAGACCAAAACAAGGGCCACAAGCAGCTGAGGCTGTAG CTGAAGTCGTGTCAGAATCAAAGGAAG ATGCTGCACCTCTGGAAACCATCCACGAACCATCTTCAGAGCCAATTAAGAGTG AGCCTGCTGCTGAAGAGCCTACTCTAACAGAACCTACTGTTGAAGAACCTCTGGTAATAGAAGCTGATGTGGAGTCCACTGAATCTGACCCTGTTGCAGAAGCTCCCGTAACAGAACCCATTGTAGAAGAACCTGTAACCGAACCCGTTGTAGAAGAACCTGTAACAGAACCAATTGTAGAAGCTTCTCTTCTGGAACCCTTTGTGGAACTGCCTGCTGTCGAAGCCTCTGTAACAGAACCTGCTGCAGAAGCTCCAGCAGTTACACAGAGCGAAGAGCCCTTAGCTCCTGTTGTTGAGAGTG ATACAGAGTCTACACCTGTAATCATCGCTGAGCATGTTCCGGAGACTTCGTCTATTTCTGAGAGTG ATGCAGTATCTAAAGAAGCTCCTGCTGCTGAGCCCGTTGAACCCACTGCTGCTCCCTCAGATGTCCCTGATCATGCTCCCTATCTGCTGATTGGTGGAGGCACGGCTTCGTTTGCTGCAGCTAGGTCCATCCGGGCACGTGACCCTGGTGCCAGG GTGTTGGTTGTAACAGAGGAGGCTGACCTGCCCTACATGAGACCTCCTCTCTCTAAAGAACTGTGGTTCTCTGATGACCCCAAGGCCATCGAAACACTGCGCTTCAAACAATGGAATGGCAAAGAGAGGAG CATCTACTTCCAGCCTCCTTCGTTCTACGTCAGTCCCGCGGATCTTGCTAAAGTGGAGAATGGGGGTGTGGCTGTGCTCACGGGACGTAAG GTGGTACACATGGATGTCAGAGGAAATAAAGTCAAACTGAGTGATGGTTCAGAGATCTCATATGAAAAGTGCCTGATTGCCACAg GTGGGGTGCCTAGGAACCTGCAAGTAATTGACAGAGCAGGAGAGGACGTGGCGAAGAGGACAACCCTCTTCAGAAAA ATTGAAGATTTTAGATCTCTAGAGAAGACCTCCAGAGAGGTTAAATCCATTACCATTATCGGCGGAGGTTTTCTCGGCAGCGAGCTAGCATGTGCCTTGGGTCGCAGAA CCACTGACATTGGTTTAGAGGTGATCCAGATGTTCCCAGAAAAGGGCAACATGGGAAAAGTACTGCCTGAATATTTGAGTAACTGGACCACTGAGAAAGTCAGAAAAG AGGGAGTGAGCGTAATCACAGATGCTGTagtgaaaaatgtgaattacaaaaatgacaaattggAGATCAAACTGAAGGACGGACGACTG ATTAAGACAGACCACATCGTGGCAGCAGTAGGCCTGGAGCCTAGTGTGGAACTTGCCAAATCTGCTGGACTGGAGGTGGACTCTGACTTCGGAGGGTACCGGGTTAATGCTGAGCTTCAGGCTCGTTCCAACATCTGGGTG GCAGGAGATGCTGCATGTTTCTATGACATCAAGCTGGGCCGGCGACGTGTAGAGCATCACGATCACGCCGTGGTCAGCGGCAGACTTGCTGGAGAGAACATGACCGGAGCCAGCAAACCTTACTGGCATCAGTCAATGTTCTG GAGTGATCTAGGTCCAGATGTAGGATACGAAGCTATTGGTATAGTGGACAGCAGTCTGCCCACCGTGGGAGTGTTTGCTAAAGCCACAGCCAAAGACACACCAAAAGCTGCAACAGAACAGTCAG GCACCGGAATCCGTTCCGAGAGTGAGACAGAGGCAGTTGCAGGGACGTTAAAGGCAGAAACAACGGCCACTCCACCTCCTATCCACCAAAAGGAGGATTTTGGGAAAGGAGTGATATTCTACCTGAGGGACCAAGTGGTGGTCGGTGTTGTACTGTGGAACGTCTTCAACAGAATGCCCATCGCAAGAAAG ATAATCAAAGACGGAGAACAACATGCAGATCTTAATGAGGTGGCCAAGCTTTTCAACATCCATGAAGACTGA
- the tnfsf10l4 gene encoding tumor necrosis factor (ligand) superfamily, member 10 like 4: MTSNLPNSPSYSQLDESTSEYKTSKGQYMLFLILTLILSTETFITAFLLYDFSEDIHRTRDGGKDGGYPVHCLSTDLTQPTYPAGIASCDLFNQELEQTAQQRLLLDIQNYVLRTLTEHNVTDIFKPAVHVGAKQGLKQYQRLQINDKMPELDRIQWDNINGQFSQEGLMRLSPEGEIEVPQDGIYFVFSQIHFETQSGQSMHFNQYLYKRTGSYPRPVMLAKSVLTSCASANSSVQLYSSHQGALFRLEKGDRLSLFVLDISAVRFPQEATYFGAFMIN; the protein is encoded by the exons ATGACATCAAACTTACCAAACAGCCCCAGTTACAGCCAGCTGGACGAAAGCACGTCTGAATACAAAACCTCAAAGGGCCAATACATGCTCTTCTTGATTCTGACTTTAATATTAAGCACGGAGACGTTTATCACGGCTTTTCTACTTTATGATTTCTCCGAGGATATTCACAGA actcGTGACGGAGGCAAAGATGGAGGGTATCCAGTCCACTGTCTCTCCACGGATCTTACCCAACCGACATATCCAGCAGGTATCGCAAGCTGTGACTTGTTCAATCAAGAACTGGAGCAAACCGCACAGCAG AGACTGCTGCTGGACATACAGAATTATGTACTGAGAACATTAACag aacataACGTCACTGATATTTTCAAACCAGCTGTGCACGTCGGGGCAAAACAAGGGCTTAAACAATATCAAAGGCTGCAGATAAACG ACAAAATGCCTGAACTGGATCGCATTCAATGGGACAATATAAACGGCCAGTTCAGTCAGGAAGGATTAATGCGGCTGAGCCCGGAAGGAGAAATAGAGGTGCCACAAGATGGAATTTACTTCGTTTTCTCTCAGATTCATTTCGAAACACAATCAGGACAGAGTATGCACTTTAACCAGTACTTATACAAGAGGACAGGGTCCTATCCACGACCAGTGATGCTCGCAAAATCTGTGTTGACTTCCTGCGCAAGCGCAAACTCTAGTGTACAGCTTTATTCCAGTCATCAGGGGGCGCTGTTCCGCCTAGAAAAGGGTGACAGGCTCTCATTGTTCGTGCTGGATATTAGCGCCGTGCGCTTCCCACAGGAAGCCACTTATTTCGGGGCATTCATGATTAACTAA
- the casp22 gene encoding caspase-22, producing MAEKVLEQLRIKLKEGLTEAVIKNLLDDLRDEKVLGKEEIEEIVQKTKTRADQARDLIDGVSRKGTKASEIMLKCLKDRDNCLYDNLNIDSCLEIPETGATCSPAPTPHSTTDKQNKLVSGDEVYKMHSNPRGLCVIINNENFPDPKSKRNGSQKDVDSLNDLFEHLGFLVEVEKDKTADQIKALMIQYSEDARHGDCFVCCIMSHGNEAGLMGCDDQICPLNDITSPFDGDNCPALVGKPKVFIIQACRGHKMQTKVVVKDGAGVSHMKKSGKVYSIAKDSDFLIALSTVEGYVSLRSEYSGSWFIQSFCKHLKEGSEQGQDILRILTHVNNEVSLEEGFIQDKNNEIVDAKMIPQPQFTLRKLLIFKAPKRHAAASKQKKT from the exons ATGGCAG AAAAAGTCTTGGAACAACTCCGGATTAAACTGAAGGAGGGATTGACCGAGGCTGTCATAAAAAATTTGCTGGATGATCTTCGGGACGAGAAGGTGCTAGGAAAAGAGGAGATTGAGGAAATAGTCCAGAAGACCAAAACAAGAGCCGATCAAGCTCGAGATCTGATTGACGGTGTGAGCAGAAAGGGGACAAAAGCAAgtgaaattatgttaaaatgctTGAAGGACAGAGACAACTGTCTTTATGACAACCTAAACATAGACAGCTGTTTAGAAATTCCTGAAACAGGAGCAACCTGTAGCCCAGCACCAACGCCACATAGTACAACAG acaaacaaaacaaattggtCAGTGGA GATGAGGTGTACAAAATGCACAGTAATCCACGTGGACTctgtgtaattattaataacgAGAACTTTCCAGAcccaaaaagtaaaagaaacgGATCCCAAAAAGATGTTG attcTCTGAATGACTTATTTGAACATTTGGGCTTTCTGGTTGAAGTCGAAAAAGACAAAACTGCAGATCAAATAAAAGCGCTTATGATCCAATACAGTGAAGATGCTCGTCATGGAGACTGCTTTGTCTGTTGCATAATGAGCCATGGAAATGAGGCTGGTCTGATGGGATGTGATGATCAAATATGTCCCCTGAATGATATCACCTCGCCATTTGATGGAGACAACTGCCCTGCTCTTGTTGGCAAGCCTAAAGTGTTTATTATCCAGGCATGTAGAGGACATAAGATGCAGACTAAAGTGGTGGTTAAAGACGGTGCTGGTGTCAGCCATATGAAGAAATCTGGCAAAGTATACAGCATTGCTAAAGATTCAGATTTTCTGATCGCCCTGTCCACTGTTGAGGGATATGTGTCACTCCGTAGTGAATACAGTGGATCATGGTTTATACAGTCTTTTTGCAAGCATTTAAAAGAAGGAAGTGAACA AGGCCAGGACATCTTGAGGATCCTCACCCATGTCAATAACGAAGTAAGCCTTGAAGAGGGCTTCATACAAGATAAGAACAATGAAATAGTAGATGCAAAGATGATACCTCAGCCCCAATTCACCCTGAGGAAGCTTCTTATTTTCAAAGCACCGAAG CGGCATGCTGCTGCTTCTAAACAGAAGAAAACCTAA